A stretch of the Marivirga tractuosa DSM 4126 genome encodes the following:
- a CDS encoding S8 family serine peptidase: MLKQPFFKTIFLITTFHLLSIAVLAQQKYWLEFNIDDFNTNSSSIERLKDSLQKQYTEDLVFHYQSRWSPIVSISTKEKHLSSLAAHGFVKSITSLEELQPLSTETLTPIEYSYALEQIKAHFITDSMKLSGKGVKIGVIDGGFMDADAEPSLKHLIENEQIKFFQDYLLKGNDDPFYGKRISQDDHGTQVLRMIAGSDNGTSINYGMATKAELYLARTDHGIRERRIEEDYWVAAIELFHEMGIRLVNSSLGYTDGYDKKTENHSKKEVNGKSSMITKTAQKAAEKGMLIVSAAGNDGHNKWEILSLPSDAKDVLTVGAVRYDDWSKIYYSSVGPDKLDYVKPDVACFAANGTSFSAPVITGLAACIWEYDSTLSNLEVISLIRSGSHLTETPNNYIGYGIPDSKKIIELLKQETPASNLNSISSEKDYIEVEIADRIEVVVVFHKKDSINVIEQQTIKTEEGQSNLRIEKVEKAKFSTVVAQDQLHFEIEWK; this comes from the coding sequence ATGTTAAAACAGCCTTTTTTCAAGACAATCTTCCTCATAACCACTTTTCACCTGCTTTCAATTGCAGTTTTAGCACAACAGAAATACTGGCTTGAATTTAATATTGACGATTTTAATACAAATAGCAGCTCAATAGAACGCTTAAAGGACAGCCTACAAAAACAATATACTGAAGATTTAGTGTTCCATTATCAGTCAAGATGGAGTCCTATAGTGAGTATCTCCACTAAAGAAAAGCATTTGAGTTCTTTGGCAGCACACGGTTTTGTAAAAAGCATAACATCATTAGAAGAATTGCAACCTCTGTCCACTGAAACTTTAACGCCAATAGAATATTCCTATGCATTGGAACAAATTAAAGCTCATTTTATTACAGATAGTATGAAATTAAGTGGCAAGGGTGTGAAAATCGGTGTGATTGATGGAGGTTTTATGGATGCAGATGCAGAGCCTTCATTAAAACACTTAATAGAGAATGAGCAGATAAAATTCTTTCAGGACTATCTTTTAAAAGGAAATGATGATCCCTTTTATGGAAAAAGAATTTCACAAGATGACCATGGAACTCAAGTATTAAGAATGATAGCTGGTTCAGATAATGGCACTTCCATTAACTATGGCATGGCCACAAAGGCAGAACTATATTTAGCAAGAACCGATCATGGCATTAGAGAAAGAAGAATTGAAGAAGACTACTGGGTAGCAGCGATTGAATTATTTCATGAAATGGGGATTAGATTAGTTAATTCCTCCTTAGGTTATACAGATGGATATGACAAAAAAACAGAAAACCACAGTAAAAAAGAAGTAAATGGAAAAAGCAGTATGATTACCAAAACTGCCCAAAAGGCAGCTGAAAAGGGAATGCTAATCGTTAGCGCTGCTGGAAATGATGGACATAATAAATGGGAGATTCTGTCATTGCCTTCAGATGCAAAAGATGTTTTGACTGTAGGAGCAGTTCGCTACGATGATTGGTCTAAAATTTATTACTCTTCTGTAGGACCCGATAAACTGGATTATGTGAAACCCGATGTAGCTTGTTTTGCTGCAAACGGAACATCATTTTCAGCTCCTGTTATTACAGGTTTAGCAGCTTGTATCTGGGAATATGATAGCACATTGAGCAATCTTGAAGTAATCAGTTTGATTAGATCAGGCAGCCATTTGACTGAAACTCCTAACAATTATATCGGTTACGGAATTCCTGACAGTAAGAAAATTATTGAGCTCCTTAAACAAGAAACACCAGCATCCAACTTAAACTCCATTTCTTCTGAAAAGGATTATATTGAAGTTGAAATCGCAGATAGAATTGAGGTAGTAGTGGTTTTTCATAAAAAAGATTCAATAAATGTAATTGAACAACAAACTATCAAAACAGAGGAAGGGCAAAGTAACTTAAGAATTGAAAAAGTTGAAAAGGCAAAGTTTTCTACTGTTGTGGCTCAAGATCAGTTGCATTTTGAAATTGAATGGAAATAA